From the Montipora capricornis isolate CH-2021 chromosome 2, ASM3666992v2, whole genome shotgun sequence genome, one window contains:
- the LOC138024676 gene encoding uncharacterized protein isoform X1 translates to MNKVDFAVCRIKEKLPEPQGFATKGGGCVVYCERLATSWGWKCPYAIVTPSVVLCQNDLASGKIFVAEFLGKDKKGLEAFEMKQMSEVCKDVVGRSLDQLQPDLYLTFLSVEPLDKRGFLKKMVKKGSLQTFRPLDCYFIEKKSVEESTEGLFCRVISDLFSESTGNKPFSTETFKVVYESQTKRFSLQDFGGYQKTFNQEMPPIGAVIFTNKGEFAGLLRNFSDTRVTPVFLPEPWMKDDGIGEVIKLPNSGNGVCQTEIPGSSAGMQVLESNLRPKSHGSADHLCEEKSLDNDNEDVIVSGDVIFQEQNKLPSSDVVAMESGLMNAPLVQENNNLDHIEETVNTDKALASLKGLEQNQPFPQNSIPANRNDRIITEGVLISANNYYSNDHENVTEGMDSKSPDVTKKSFHKTEECFDDTVKASDQTGGGVEADSDLCRTETGLNATEVTPHVTSVGPNEADEDLEITKITLDGTYIASDWTILTLGETEGIPKRDEDHERAEDVSGRTEEAFDEIEGALEKKTEVPGKTEVLPGEEDIAPNETGQAVDGIKEVLDETKLPPGKEEEAPGEIKLTIVERGDAVEYVDHVQNLIDVSPDATQKGTVGNEVATNKTQGSVDGTEVFPGNGTEDGSDDLLVLPKKTEEMSYKSEVSPGDTNKSPAKTKEVLEWTGESQEQAEVPNNTGELFVKVDSGSLSSEKGRPNGTAGSPEQTEVPNNTGELFAMVDSGLPCSEEGRPNGTAGSPEQTEVPNNTGELFVKVDSGSLSCEEGGPNGTAGSQERTEVPNNTGELFAMVNSGLPCSEEGRPNGTAEYPEWTEVHNNTGELFAMVDSGLPCSEEGRPNGTAGSPERNEVPNNTGELFAMVDSGLPCSEEGRPNGTAEYPEQTEVPNNTGEFFAMVDSGPPFSEEGRPNGTAESPERNEVPNNTGELFAMVDSGLPCSEEGRPNGTGQVTNEMEVTAQEVDTGLLSGFAGHVNRVVDSELIVRSDETTKVPFQPAEDPGQVEGGVFVKEGDPDKVRHSSEEGLCEVMRCNGNLMTTMKQMNIEEVFRGCSPQKEDLQMTDTLVDQESGIADNNIIVSKLTVSETTELVGTKPYFGITVPVVSDHVTPDTEKELLRDDEFTAVSKDSKDLTEHQERQNFELENQAQTDSMVESLVSLECFKDKTVGLHSSEKIEIGVREQHNLNLKQNDIAISEVKDFKGNAKTDSCEELLPQSSQECDQIESSDHDGAFTLKENLGVAGDWSSGAEVHKVSDPNLVSLEEETGEISQDKSKILAYDQSAQNSDSRDFFSSVNVNQSGWHITQSTNPAADFEQNSSVNNEDVQVGELRLLNGNAVLQHVDADALLSETVTSNPLILGDLAHCLDTEYQYGMVPCWRDLAELLAIPREVYRDCGTLSITSPTEDLFVFLSATKPQLTIAEIKEALTEIDRLDVAQLLERRITGGVISNESVVTSLVERQDLDILGKMALKLDRKMLQNWKHLALQLSVPHRVLRNLGPCQQYNSSKMLLKYIPVFDPELTLDKLKASFSTVGLRDAVAVLESAGIPGDQPIKNILDDSAFVDQIAEVLNDDPPSPNWRHLARELKIPVDKWKVFEPTEDNSSPTRLLFKSIAKCEPDLTFEELVLALVAMKRQDVLDILQKYFSSDDIDQILEENNLLVPMEPDEKQDNTE, encoded by the exons ATGAACAAGGTCGACTTTGCGGTTTGTCGCATCAAAGAAAAGCTTCCTGAGCCTCAAGGTTTCGCAACGAAGGGAGGCGGTTGTGTTGTTTACTGCGAAAGGCTCGCGACTTCGTGGGGATGGAAATGCCCTTATGCGATAGTTACCCCAAGCGTGGTGCTTTGTCAGAACGACTTGGCTTCCGGAAAAATCTTTGTTGCAGAATTTTTGGGCAAGGATAAGAAAGGACTCGAAGCATTTGAGATGAAGCAAATGTCAGAAGTTTGTAAGGACGTTGTTGGTCGAAGTTTGGATCAACTTCAACCAGATCTTTATCTGACCTTCTTATCTGTTGAGCCTCTAGACAAACgagggtttttaaagaaaatggttAAAAAGGGTAGCTTACAAACGTTTAGACCGTTGGATTGCTATTTTATAGAAAAGAAATCCGTAGAAGAGTCGACAGAAGGTTTGTTCTGTCGTGTTATTTCTGATCTATTCAGTGAATCGACTGGAAACAAGCCGTTTTCAACTGAAACGTTCAAAGTTGTGTACGAGTCTCAAACGAAGAGGTTTTCTCTGCAAGATTTTGGTGGATATCAGAAAACGTTTAATCAGGAAATGCCCCCTATTGGTGCTGTGATATTCACCAACAAAGGTGAATTTGCAGGACTTTTGCGAAATTTTTCAGATACTCGCGTGACGCCAGTATTCTTGCCAGAACCGTGGATGAAAG aTGATGGGATAGGAGAAGTCATAAAGTTGCCTAATTCTGGCAATGGCGTATGTCAGACTGAAATCCCTGGGTCAAGTGCTGGAATGCAAGTGCTGGAATCCAATTTGAGACCGAAAAGCCATGGAAGTGCTGACCATCTTTGCGAAGAAAAGTCACTTGACAATGACAACGAAGATGTCATAGTTTCTGGAGATGTCATATTTCAAGAACAGAACAAGCTGCCATCTTCAGATGTTGTTGCCATGGAGTCAGGATTAATGAATGCCCCACTTGTTCAAGAGAATAACAATTTGGACCATATTGAAGAAACTGTTAACACCGACAAGGCACTTGCTAGCTTGAAGGGACTTGAGCAAAATCAACCATTTCCTCAAAATAGTATTCCTGCTAATAGGAATGACAGAATTATAACAGAAGGTGTCTTGATATCTgccaacaattattattcaaatgACCATGAAAATGTAACGGAAGGAATGGACTCAAAATCGCCTGATGTGACAAAGAAGAGCTTTCACAAAACTGAGGAGTGTTTTGATgacacagtcaaggcttctgaTCAGACAGGGGGAGGTGTTGAGGCAGATAGTGATCTTTGCAGGACAGAAACAGGTCTTAATGCAACAGAAGTGACTCCTCATGTAACATCTGTTGGACCAAATGAGGCAGATGAGGATCTggaaatcacaaaaataactcTTGATGGGACTTACATAGCTTCTGATTGGACAATACTGACTTTAGGTGAGACTGAAGGAATTCCAAAGAGAGATGAAGATCATGAGAGGGCAGAAGATGTTTCAGGTAGGACAGAAGAGGCTTTTGATGAGATAGAAGGAGCTCTTGAAAAGAAAACGGAAGTTCCTGGTAAAACAGAAGTTCTTCCTGGTGAGGAGGATATAGCTCCCAATGAAACAGGACAGGCTGTGGATGGGATTAAAGAAGTTCTTGATGAGACGAAACTACCTCCAGGAAAGGAAGAAGAAGCTCCTGGTGAGATAAAATTAACTATTGTTGAGAGAGGGGATGCTGTTGAGTATGTAGATCACGTTCAGAACCTGATAGACGTATCTCCTGATGCGACACAAAAAGGCACAGTTGGGAATGAAGTAGCCACTAACAAGACACAGGGAAGTGTAGATGGGACTGAAGTATTTCCTGGTAATGGGACAGAAGATGGTTCTGATGATTTACTAGTGCTACCAAAGAAGACAGAAGAAATGTCTTATAAGTCAGAGGTATCTCCTGGGGATACAAACAAATCTCCAGCTAAAACTAAAGAAGTTTTAGAGTGGACAGGAGAATCTCAAGAACAGGCTGAAGTTCCCAACAACACAGGAGAACTTTTTGTGAAGGTAGATAGTGGCTCACTTTCCTCTGAAAAGGGAAGGCCAAATGGAACAGCAGGATCTCCAGAACAGACTGAAGTTCCCAACAACACAGGAGAACTTTTTGCGATGGTAGATAGTGGCTTACCATGTTCTGAAGAGGGAAGGCCAAATGGAACAGCAGGATCTCCAGAACAGACTGAAGTTCCCAACAACACAGGAGAACTTTTTGTGAAGGTAGATAGTGGCTCGCTTTCCTGTGAAGAGGGAGGGCCAAATGGAACAGCAGGATCTCAAGAACGGACTGAAGTTCCCAACAACACAGGAGAACTTTTTGCGATGGTAAATAGTGGCTTACCATGTTCTGAAGAGGGAAGGCCAAACGGAACAGCAGAATATCCAGAATGGACTGAAGTTCACAACAACACAGGAGAACTTTTTGCGATGGTAGATAGTGGCTTACCATGTTCTGAAGAGGGAAGGCCAAATGGAACAGCAGGATCTCCAGAACGGAATGAAGTTCCCAACAACACAGGAGAACTTTTTGCGATGGTAGATAGTGGCTTGCCATGTTCTGAGGAGGGAAGGCCAAATGGAACAGCAGAGTATCCAGAACAGACTGAAGTTCCCAACAACACAGGAGAATTTTTCGCGATGGTAGATAGTGGCCCACCATTCTCTGAAGAGGGAAGGCCAAATGGAACAGCAGAATCTCCAGAACGGAATGAAGTTCCCAACAACACAGGAGAACTTTTTGCGATGGTAGATAGTGGCTTGCCATGTTCTGAGGAGGGAAGGCCAAATGGAACAGGACAGGTTACTAATGAAATGGAAGTAACAGCCCAGGAGGTAGACACAGGCTTGTTAAGTGGATTTGCAGGTCATGTTAATAGGGTAGTAGATTCAGAGCTGATAGTAAGATCTGATGAAACAACCAAAGTACCATTTCAGCCAGCAGAAGATCCTGGTCAAGTTGAGGGAGGTGTTTTTGTCAAAGAAGGTGATCCTGATAAAGTTAGGCACAGCTCCGAGGAAGGTCTTTGTGAGGTGATGAGATGTAATGGCAATTTAATGACCACAATGAAGCAAATGAACATTGAAGAAGTATTTAGGGGCTGTTCACCTCAAAAAGAAGATTTACAGATGACAGATACATTGGTAGATCAAGAAAGTGGTATTGCTGATAACAACATTATTGTCTCTAAGTTAACAGTCAGTGAAACAACTGAACTTGTTGGCACAAAGCCGTATTTTGGAATTACAGTACCAGTAGTTTCTGACCATGTTACTCCAGATACTGAGAAAGAACTTTTGCGAGATGATGAATTTACTGCTGTCAGTAAGGACAGTAAAGATTTGACAGAACATCAAGAGAGGCAGAACTTTGAATTGGAGAACCAGGCTCAAACAGACTCCATGGTTGAAAGTTTAGTAAGCTTAGAATGTTTTAAAGATAAAACAGTTGGTCTCCATTCAAGTGAGAAAATAGAAATTGGTGTGAGAGAACAAcataatttaaatttgaaacaaaatgacattGCGATCAGTGAGGTGAAAGACTTCAAGGGCAATGCTAAAACAGATAGTTGTGAAGAGCTATTACCACAGAGTTCTCAAGAGTGTGATCAGATTGAAAGCAGTGACCATGATGGTGCATTTACACTAAAAGAAAATTTAGGAGTGGCAGGAGATTGGAGTTCAGGGGCAGAAGTTCATAAGGTCTCTGATCCTAACCTTGTTTCATTGGAAGAGGAGACAGGAGAAATTTCACAGGACAAGAGCAAAATCCTTGCCTATGACCAGTCAGCACAAAACTCTGATTCCAGAGATTTCTTTTCCTCAGTCAACGTGAATCAGAGTGGATGGCACATCACACAATCAACAAATCCTGCTGCAGATTTTGAACAGAATTCTTCCGTAAATAATGAAGATGTACAAGTTGGGGAGTTACGGCTTCTTAATGGTAATGCTGTTCTGCAGCACGTTGATGCAG ATGCTCTTCTTTCTGAAACTGTCACCAGCAACCCTTTAATTCTGGGAGATCTTGCTCATTGTTTGGATACTGAATATCAATATGGAATGGTTCCTTGCTGGAGAGATCTTGCAGAATTGCTCGCTATACCTCGAGAAGTATACAGGGATTGTGGAACTCTCTCCATTACTAGTCCCACCGAAGATTTGTTTGTGTTCTTGTCAGCAACAAAGCCTCAGCTAACCATTGCAGAAATTAAGGAGGCTCTCACAGAAATTGACAGACTTGATGTTGCTCAGTTGCTGGAAAGGAGAATTACAG GTGGTGTTATTAGTAATGAGAGTGTTGTTACTAGCCTTGTTGAAAGACAAGATTTGGACATCCTGGGAAAGATGGCACTTAAGCTTGACAGGAAAATGCTGCAAAATTGGAAACATCTTGCTCTACAACTGAGTGTACCACATCGTGTTTTGCGCAATTTGGGCCCATGTCAGCAGTATAATTCATCCAAGATGCTTTTGAAGTACATTCCAGTTTTTGATCCGGAGCTGACACTGGATAAATTAAAAGCTTCCTTTTCCACTGTTGGATTGCGAGATGCTGTTGCTGTCTTGGAGAGTGCTGGAATTCCTG GAGACCAACCAATCAAGAACATCCTCGATGATTCAGCTTTTGTTGATCAAATAGCAGAGGTGCTGAATGATGATCCCCCATCACCAAACTGGAGGCATTTGGCAAGAGAACTTAAAATTCCTGTGGACAAATGGAAGGTCTTTGAACCCACTGAAGACAACAGCAGTCCCACAAGACTGTTGTTTAAAAGTATTGCAAAGTGTGAGCCTGATTTGACATTTGAGGAACTCGTTCTTGCATTGGTGGCTATGAAGAGGCAAGATGTATTGGACATACTTCAGAAATACTTTTCGA GTGATGACATTGATCAGATATTAGAGGAAAATAACCTTCTTGTACCAATGGAACCAGATGAAAAACAAGACAACACTGAATAA
- the LOC138024676 gene encoding uncharacterized protein isoform X2: MQVLESNLRPKSHGSADHLCEEKSLDNDNEDVIVSGDVIFQEQNKLPSSDVVAMESGLMNAPLVQENNNLDHIEETVNTDKALASLKGLEQNQPFPQNSIPANRNDRIITEGVLISANNYYSNDHENVTEGMDSKSPDVTKKSFHKTEECFDDTVKASDQTGGGVEADSDLCRTETGLNATEVTPHVTSVGPNEADEDLEITKITLDGTYIASDWTILTLGETEGIPKRDEDHERAEDVSGRTEEAFDEIEGALEKKTEVPGKTEVLPGEEDIAPNETGQAVDGIKEVLDETKLPPGKEEEAPGEIKLTIVERGDAVEYVDHVQNLIDVSPDATQKGTVGNEVATNKTQGSVDGTEVFPGNGTEDGSDDLLVLPKKTEEMSYKSEVSPGDTNKSPAKTKEVLEWTGESQEQAEVPNNTGELFVKVDSGSLSSEKGRPNGTAGSPEQTEVPNNTGELFAMVDSGLPCSEEGRPNGTAGSPEQTEVPNNTGELFVKVDSGSLSCEEGGPNGTAGSQERTEVPNNTGELFAMVNSGLPCSEEGRPNGTAEYPEWTEVHNNTGELFAMVDSGLPCSEEGRPNGTAGSPERNEVPNNTGELFAMVDSGLPCSEEGRPNGTAEYPEQTEVPNNTGEFFAMVDSGPPFSEEGRPNGTAESPERNEVPNNTGELFAMVDSGLPCSEEGRPNGTGQVTNEMEVTAQEVDTGLLSGFAGHVNRVVDSELIVRSDETTKVPFQPAEDPGQVEGGVFVKEGDPDKVRHSSEEGLCEVMRCNGNLMTTMKQMNIEEVFRGCSPQKEDLQMTDTLVDQESGIADNNIIVSKLTVSETTELVGTKPYFGITVPVVSDHVTPDTEKELLRDDEFTAVSKDSKDLTEHQERQNFELENQAQTDSMVESLVSLECFKDKTVGLHSSEKIEIGVREQHNLNLKQNDIAISEVKDFKGNAKTDSCEELLPQSSQECDQIESSDHDGAFTLKENLGVAGDWSSGAEVHKVSDPNLVSLEEETGEISQDKSKILAYDQSAQNSDSRDFFSSVNVNQSGWHITQSTNPAADFEQNSSVNNEDVQVGELRLLNGNAVLQHVDADALLSETVTSNPLILGDLAHCLDTEYQYGMVPCWRDLAELLAIPREVYRDCGTLSITSPTEDLFVFLSATKPQLTIAEIKEALTEIDRLDVAQLLERRITGGVISNESVVTSLVERQDLDILGKMALKLDRKMLQNWKHLALQLSVPHRVLRNLGPCQQYNSSKMLLKYIPVFDPELTLDKLKASFSTVGLRDAVAVLESAGIPGDQPIKNILDDSAFVDQIAEVLNDDPPSPNWRHLARELKIPVDKWKVFEPTEDNSSPTRLLFKSIAKCEPDLTFEELVLALVAMKRQDVLDILQKYFSSDDIDQILEENNLLVPMEPDEKQDNTE, encoded by the exons ATGCAAGTGCTGGAATCCAATTTGAGACCGAAAAGCCATGGAAGTGCTGACCATCTTTGCGAAGAAAAGTCACTTGACAATGACAACGAAGATGTCATAGTTTCTGGAGATGTCATATTTCAAGAACAGAACAAGCTGCCATCTTCAGATGTTGTTGCCATGGAGTCAGGATTAATGAATGCCCCACTTGTTCAAGAGAATAACAATTTGGACCATATTGAAGAAACTGTTAACACCGACAAGGCACTTGCTAGCTTGAAGGGACTTGAGCAAAATCAACCATTTCCTCAAAATAGTATTCCTGCTAATAGGAATGACAGAATTATAACAGAAGGTGTCTTGATATCTgccaacaattattattcaaatgACCATGAAAATGTAACGGAAGGAATGGACTCAAAATCGCCTGATGTGACAAAGAAGAGCTTTCACAAAACTGAGGAGTGTTTTGATgacacagtcaaggcttctgaTCAGACAGGGGGAGGTGTTGAGGCAGATAGTGATCTTTGCAGGACAGAAACAGGTCTTAATGCAACAGAAGTGACTCCTCATGTAACATCTGTTGGACCAAATGAGGCAGATGAGGATCTggaaatcacaaaaataactcTTGATGGGACTTACATAGCTTCTGATTGGACAATACTGACTTTAGGTGAGACTGAAGGAATTCCAAAGAGAGATGAAGATCATGAGAGGGCAGAAGATGTTTCAGGTAGGACAGAAGAGGCTTTTGATGAGATAGAAGGAGCTCTTGAAAAGAAAACGGAAGTTCCTGGTAAAACAGAAGTTCTTCCTGGTGAGGAGGATATAGCTCCCAATGAAACAGGACAGGCTGTGGATGGGATTAAAGAAGTTCTTGATGAGACGAAACTACCTCCAGGAAAGGAAGAAGAAGCTCCTGGTGAGATAAAATTAACTATTGTTGAGAGAGGGGATGCTGTTGAGTATGTAGATCACGTTCAGAACCTGATAGACGTATCTCCTGATGCGACACAAAAAGGCACAGTTGGGAATGAAGTAGCCACTAACAAGACACAGGGAAGTGTAGATGGGACTGAAGTATTTCCTGGTAATGGGACAGAAGATGGTTCTGATGATTTACTAGTGCTACCAAAGAAGACAGAAGAAATGTCTTATAAGTCAGAGGTATCTCCTGGGGATACAAACAAATCTCCAGCTAAAACTAAAGAAGTTTTAGAGTGGACAGGAGAATCTCAAGAACAGGCTGAAGTTCCCAACAACACAGGAGAACTTTTTGTGAAGGTAGATAGTGGCTCACTTTCCTCTGAAAAGGGAAGGCCAAATGGAACAGCAGGATCTCCAGAACAGACTGAAGTTCCCAACAACACAGGAGAACTTTTTGCGATGGTAGATAGTGGCTTACCATGTTCTGAAGAGGGAAGGCCAAATGGAACAGCAGGATCTCCAGAACAGACTGAAGTTCCCAACAACACAGGAGAACTTTTTGTGAAGGTAGATAGTGGCTCGCTTTCCTGTGAAGAGGGAGGGCCAAATGGAACAGCAGGATCTCAAGAACGGACTGAAGTTCCCAACAACACAGGAGAACTTTTTGCGATGGTAAATAGTGGCTTACCATGTTCTGAAGAGGGAAGGCCAAACGGAACAGCAGAATATCCAGAATGGACTGAAGTTCACAACAACACAGGAGAACTTTTTGCGATGGTAGATAGTGGCTTACCATGTTCTGAAGAGGGAAGGCCAAATGGAACAGCAGGATCTCCAGAACGGAATGAAGTTCCCAACAACACAGGAGAACTTTTTGCGATGGTAGATAGTGGCTTGCCATGTTCTGAGGAGGGAAGGCCAAATGGAACAGCAGAGTATCCAGAACAGACTGAAGTTCCCAACAACACAGGAGAATTTTTCGCGATGGTAGATAGTGGCCCACCATTCTCTGAAGAGGGAAGGCCAAATGGAACAGCAGAATCTCCAGAACGGAATGAAGTTCCCAACAACACAGGAGAACTTTTTGCGATGGTAGATAGTGGCTTGCCATGTTCTGAGGAGGGAAGGCCAAATGGAACAGGACAGGTTACTAATGAAATGGAAGTAACAGCCCAGGAGGTAGACACAGGCTTGTTAAGTGGATTTGCAGGTCATGTTAATAGGGTAGTAGATTCAGAGCTGATAGTAAGATCTGATGAAACAACCAAAGTACCATTTCAGCCAGCAGAAGATCCTGGTCAAGTTGAGGGAGGTGTTTTTGTCAAAGAAGGTGATCCTGATAAAGTTAGGCACAGCTCCGAGGAAGGTCTTTGTGAGGTGATGAGATGTAATGGCAATTTAATGACCACAATGAAGCAAATGAACATTGAAGAAGTATTTAGGGGCTGTTCACCTCAAAAAGAAGATTTACAGATGACAGATACATTGGTAGATCAAGAAAGTGGTATTGCTGATAACAACATTATTGTCTCTAAGTTAACAGTCAGTGAAACAACTGAACTTGTTGGCACAAAGCCGTATTTTGGAATTACAGTACCAGTAGTTTCTGACCATGTTACTCCAGATACTGAGAAAGAACTTTTGCGAGATGATGAATTTACTGCTGTCAGTAAGGACAGTAAAGATTTGACAGAACATCAAGAGAGGCAGAACTTTGAATTGGAGAACCAGGCTCAAACAGACTCCATGGTTGAAAGTTTAGTAAGCTTAGAATGTTTTAAAGATAAAACAGTTGGTCTCCATTCAAGTGAGAAAATAGAAATTGGTGTGAGAGAACAAcataatttaaatttgaaacaaaatgacattGCGATCAGTGAGGTGAAAGACTTCAAGGGCAATGCTAAAACAGATAGTTGTGAAGAGCTATTACCACAGAGTTCTCAAGAGTGTGATCAGATTGAAAGCAGTGACCATGATGGTGCATTTACACTAAAAGAAAATTTAGGAGTGGCAGGAGATTGGAGTTCAGGGGCAGAAGTTCATAAGGTCTCTGATCCTAACCTTGTTTCATTGGAAGAGGAGACAGGAGAAATTTCACAGGACAAGAGCAAAATCCTTGCCTATGACCAGTCAGCACAAAACTCTGATTCCAGAGATTTCTTTTCCTCAGTCAACGTGAATCAGAGTGGATGGCACATCACACAATCAACAAATCCTGCTGCAGATTTTGAACAGAATTCTTCCGTAAATAATGAAGATGTACAAGTTGGGGAGTTACGGCTTCTTAATGGTAATGCTGTTCTGCAGCACGTTGATGCAG ATGCTCTTCTTTCTGAAACTGTCACCAGCAACCCTTTAATTCTGGGAGATCTTGCTCATTGTTTGGATACTGAATATCAATATGGAATGGTTCCTTGCTGGAGAGATCTTGCAGAATTGCTCGCTATACCTCGAGAAGTATACAGGGATTGTGGAACTCTCTCCATTACTAGTCCCACCGAAGATTTGTTTGTGTTCTTGTCAGCAACAAAGCCTCAGCTAACCATTGCAGAAATTAAGGAGGCTCTCACAGAAATTGACAGACTTGATGTTGCTCAGTTGCTGGAAAGGAGAATTACAG GTGGTGTTATTAGTAATGAGAGTGTTGTTACTAGCCTTGTTGAAAGACAAGATTTGGACATCCTGGGAAAGATGGCACTTAAGCTTGACAGGAAAATGCTGCAAAATTGGAAACATCTTGCTCTACAACTGAGTGTACCACATCGTGTTTTGCGCAATTTGGGCCCATGTCAGCAGTATAATTCATCCAAGATGCTTTTGAAGTACATTCCAGTTTTTGATCCGGAGCTGACACTGGATAAATTAAAAGCTTCCTTTTCCACTGTTGGATTGCGAGATGCTGTTGCTGTCTTGGAGAGTGCTGGAATTCCTG GAGACCAACCAATCAAGAACATCCTCGATGATTCAGCTTTTGTTGATCAAATAGCAGAGGTGCTGAATGATGATCCCCCATCACCAAACTGGAGGCATTTGGCAAGAGAACTTAAAATTCCTGTGGACAAATGGAAGGTCTTTGAACCCACTGAAGACAACAGCAGTCCCACAAGACTGTTGTTTAAAAGTATTGCAAAGTGTGAGCCTGATTTGACATTTGAGGAACTCGTTCTTGCATTGGTGGCTATGAAGAGGCAAGATGTATTGGACATACTTCAGAAATACTTTTCGA GTGATGACATTGATCAGATATTAGAGGAAAATAACCTTCTTGTACCAATGGAACCAGATGAAAAACAAGACAACACTGAATAA